From Colias croceus chromosome 27, ilColCroc2.1, one genomic window encodes:
- the LOC123703858 gene encoding uncharacterized protein LOC123703858 isoform X1 — MLKMKSSIVFLLTITTQLLASPVMTRQGLLLQANKEQFCANLKHFNNFYYSFEEQRNVTGTPADMSIHWKTGNVFYTLISDEMKMSLQVLHPSSESETLKVAGLGQSTCIDNLNDIVYLATDNGVYKYKDDGSIELYTALGEDVMYIAVTSDGMTMYIATWPQNRVHKITNDGQKQETFAAIPNGHGLTIDPRNNMYFVATKTSYVLRNGQSIPIKIKGLPSDRMTGVFVSRSDEVFAMDENSNFYRIDADNASAQHLGTFNVSGVITFALDSADNVFIGVKGGILKFIAHETSPCSEFQK; from the exons atgttaaag ATGAAGTCCTCAATCGTTTTCCTACTCACAATAACCACGCAACTATTAGCGAGTCCTGTGATGACGCGCCAAGGGCTGCTCCTACAAGCCAACAAAGAACAATTCTGCGCTAATCTCAAACACTTCAATAACTTCTACTATTCCTTCGAAGAACAGAGAAACGTAACAGGAACACCCGCAGATATGAGCATCCATTGGAAAACTGGGAACGTATTTTACACCCTCATAAGCGACGAAATGAAAATGAGTCTCCAAGTTTTACATCCAAGCAGTGAATCCGAAACTTTAAAAGTCGCCGGGCTCGGACAGTCCACATGCATCGATAACCTCAACGATATCGTCTATCTGGCCACTGATAACGGTGTCTATAAATACAAAGATGACGGGTCTATCGAATTGTACACAGCTCTCGGTGAAGACGTAATGTACATAGCTGTAACAAGCGACGGAATGACCATGTACATTGCAACGTGGCCGCAAAATCGCGTCCACAAGATAACAAATGACGGTCAGAAACAGGAGACCTTCGCGGCGATTCCCAATGGTCACGGCTTGACAATAGACCCTAGAAACAACATGTATTTCGTAGCCACAAAAACGTCATACGTACTGCGTAATGGCCAAAGTAtacctattaaaattaaagggCTCCCAAGTGATAGGATGACTGGGGTGTTTGTAAGTCGTTCTGACGAAGTATTTGCTATGGATGAGAACAGTAATTTCTATAGGATAGATGCTGATAATGCTAGTGCACAACATTTAGGCACTTTTAATGTTAGTGGTGTTATTACTTTTGCTCTGGATTCAGCTGACAACGTGTTTATTGGAGTGAAGGGAGGGATTCTGAAATTTATAGCACATGAAACGAGTCCCTGTTCGGAATTTCAGAAGTAA
- the LOC123703858 gene encoding uncharacterized protein LOC123703858 isoform X2: protein MLKMKSSIVFLLTITTQLLASPVMTRQGLLLQANKEQFCANLKHFNNFYYSFEEQRNVTGTPADMSIHWKTGNVFYTLISDEMKMSLQVLHPSSESETLKVAGLGQSTCIDNLNDIVYLATDNGVYKYKDDGSIELYTALGEDVMYIAVTSDGMTMYIATWPQNRVHKITNDGQKQETFAAIPNGHGLTIDPRNNMYFVATKTSYVLRNGQSIPIKIKGLPSDRMTGVFVSRSDEVFAMDENSNFYRIDADNASAQHLGTFNVSGVITFALDSADNVFIGVKGGILKFIAHETSPCSEFQKKHIKGKRHNRRRKHKRTTTSTTEANYDDE from the exons atgttaaag ATGAAGTCCTCAATCGTTTTCCTACTCACAATAACCACGCAACTATTAGCGAGTCCTGTGATGACGCGCCAAGGGCTGCTCCTACAAGCCAACAAAGAACAATTCTGCGCTAATCTCAAACACTTCAATAACTTCTACTATTCCTTCGAAGAACAGAGAAACGTAACAGGAACACCCGCAGATATGAGCATCCATTGGAAAACTGGGAACGTATTTTACACCCTCATAAGCGACGAAATGAAAATGAGTCTCCAAGTTTTACATCCAAGCAGTGAATCCGAAACTTTAAAAGTCGCCGGGCTCGGACAGTCCACATGCATCGATAACCTCAACGATATCGTCTATCTGGCCACTGATAACGGTGTCTATAAATACAAAGATGACGGGTCTATCGAATTGTACACAGCTCTCGGTGAAGACGTAATGTACATAGCTGTAACAAGCGACGGAATGACCATGTACATTGCAACGTGGCCGCAAAATCGCGTCCACAAGATAACAAATGACGGTCAGAAACAGGAGACCTTCGCGGCGATTCCCAATGGTCACGGCTTGACAATAGACCCTAGAAACAACATGTATTTCGTAGCCACAAAAACGTCATACGTACTGCGTAATGGCCAAAGTAtacctattaaaattaaagggCTCCCAAGTGATAGGATGACTGGGGTGTTTGTAAGTCGTTCTGACGAAGTATTTGCTATGGATGAGAACAGTAATTTCTATAGGATAGATGCTGATAATGCTAGTGCACAACATTTAGGCACTTTTAATGTTAGTGGTGTTATTACTTTTGCTCTGGATTCAGCTGACAACGTGTTTATTGGAGTGAAGGGAGGGATTCTGAAATTTATAGCACATGAAACGAGTCCCTGTTCGGAATTTCAGAA gAAACACATTAAAGGAAAAAGACACAACAGACGCCGCAAACACAAAAGGACTACAACATCAACAACTGAAGCGAATTATGATGATGAATAG